One window of the Nocardioides jiangxiensis genome contains the following:
- a CDS encoding cytochrome c oxidase assembly protein — protein sequence MFFPHGVAALTTAPDLPRFTLGKVFTAWSLDPLLTVVTVWVAGLYLCGVLVLRSRGDHWPLGRTFSFVVLGMGSFFVATSSGISTYDTTLLSVHMVQHMVLSMFVPLALALGAPVTLALRTLPGTSTRGPRRWLLAVLHSKVVAVLSFPPLTLALYVISPWALYFSGWYDASLRSAYVHEMMHVHLVLVGSLFFWPLMGIDPVPGRVGWPFRLVMVFLTLPFHAFLGVTIMAQDSIIGASHYAALRAGPMGAWLPTMASDQKLAGGILWGAGDLVALVFFAVLFAQWVRDSMKEAAREDRRLDMLERRESLEALRQAQQPE from the coding sequence GTGTTCTTCCCCCACGGCGTCGCGGCGCTGACGACTGCCCCCGACCTGCCCCGCTTCACGCTCGGCAAGGTCTTCACCGCCTGGTCCCTGGACCCCCTCCTGACCGTGGTGACGGTCTGGGTTGCCGGCCTCTACCTCTGCGGTGTGCTGGTCCTGCGCAGCCGCGGCGACCACTGGCCGCTCGGCCGCACCTTCTCGTTCGTGGTGCTCGGCATGGGCTCCTTCTTCGTCGCCACCTCGTCGGGCATCTCGACGTACGACACGACGCTGCTGAGCGTGCACATGGTCCAGCACATGGTCCTGTCGATGTTCGTGCCGCTCGCGCTGGCGCTCGGGGCGCCGGTCACGCTCGCGCTGCGCACGCTTCCGGGCACGAGCACCCGCGGACCGCGGCGCTGGCTGCTCGCCGTGCTGCACTCGAAGGTGGTGGCGGTGCTCTCGTTCCCGCCGCTCACGCTCGCCCTCTACGTGATCTCGCCGTGGGCGCTCTACTTCTCGGGCTGGTATGACGCGTCGCTGCGGTCGGCGTACGTGCACGAGATGATGCACGTGCACCTCGTGCTCGTCGGCTCGCTCTTCTTCTGGCCGCTCATGGGCATCGACCCGGTGCCCGGCCGCGTCGGCTGGCCCTTCCGCCTGGTGATGGTCTTCCTCACGCTGCCGTTCCACGCGTTCCTCGGCGTCACGATCATGGCGCAGGACTCGATCATCGGCGCGTCGCACTACGCCGCGCTGCGCGCGGGGCCGATGGGCGCGTGGCTGCCCACCATGGCCAGTGACCAGAAGCTGGCCGGCGGGATCCTCTGGGGTGCGGGCGACCTGGTGGCGCTCGTCTTCTTCGCGGTGCTCTTCGCCCAGTGGGTGCGCGACTCGATGAAGGAGGCCGCCCGCGAGGACCGGCGTCTCGACATGCTCGAGCGACGCGAATCGCTCGAGGCGCTCCGGCAGGCACAGCAGCCGGAGTAG
- the trpD gene encoding anthranilate phosphoribosyltransferase: protein MTHTWPDVLTALVTRTDLTAEQAAWAMGEILAGSATSAQVAGFAVGLRTKGETLVEIDGLLSAMYQHATPLEIGGRTLDIVGTGGDRSHSVNISTMAAIVAAGAGAPVVKHGNRSASSKAGSADVLEVLGVRLDLTPAQVAAVFDQAGITFAFAPTFHGAMRHTAEARRELGIGTVFNFLGPLANPARPAAQAIGCADARMAPLMAGVFVERGVDAWVFRGEDGLDEITTTTTTSVYRAHDGFLQTTTLDPVELGLPLATAEDLRGGDAAHNADVVRRLLVGDTGPVRDAVVLNAGAALAIHDTEGGEILAKIEAGMKRAADAIDSGAARDTLDRWVAACQSV from the coding sequence ATGACGCACACGTGGCCCGACGTCCTGACCGCCCTGGTCACCCGCACCGACCTCACGGCGGAGCAGGCTGCGTGGGCGATGGGGGAGATCCTCGCGGGCTCCGCGACGTCGGCGCAGGTCGCCGGTTTCGCGGTGGGGCTGCGGACCAAGGGCGAGACGCTGGTCGAGATCGACGGCCTGCTCTCGGCGATGTACCAGCACGCGACGCCGCTGGAGATCGGCGGGCGCACGCTCGACATCGTCGGCACGGGCGGTGACCGCTCGCACTCGGTCAACATCTCGACGATGGCCGCGATCGTCGCCGCTGGCGCGGGTGCTCCGGTCGTCAAGCACGGCAACCGGTCGGCCTCGTCGAAGGCCGGCTCGGCCGACGTCCTCGAGGTGCTCGGTGTGCGCCTCGACCTGACGCCGGCGCAGGTCGCTGCGGTCTTCGACCAGGCCGGCATCACGTTCGCGTTCGCCCCGACGTTCCACGGCGCGATGCGTCACACCGCCGAGGCGCGCCGCGAGCTCGGGATCGGCACGGTCTTCAACTTCCTCGGCCCCCTGGCCAACCCGGCCCGGCCCGCCGCGCAGGCGATCGGCTGTGCCGACGCGCGGATGGCGCCGCTCATGGCCGGCGTCTTCGTCGAGCGCGGCGTGGACGCGTGGGTCTTCCGGGGCGAGGACGGCCTCGACGAGATCACCACGACCACGACCACGTCGGTCTACCGCGCCCATGACGGCTTCCTGCAGACCACGACGCTCGACCCCGTCGAGCTGGGCCTCCCGCTGGCGACGGCCGAGGACCTGCGGGGCGGCGACGCGGCGCACAACGCCGACGTCGTGCGCCGGCTGCTGGTGGGTGACACCGGGCCGGTCCGTGACGCGGTCGTGCTCAACGCCGGCGCGGCGCTCGCCATCCACGACACCGAGGGCGGCGAGATCCTCGCCAAGATCGAGGCCGGCATGAAGCGCGCTGCCGACGCGATCGACTCGGGCGCTGCCCGGGACACGCTCGACCGCTGGGTCGCCGCCTGCCAGTCCGTCTGA
- a CDS encoding Rv3143 family two-component system response regulator, translating into MTENTLRVLVYSDDATVRRQVLLALGSRPHPDLPEIEYVEVATEPVVIQQMDGGQIDLAVLDGEAVPAGGMGIARQLTDELAQCPPLVVLTGRPQDAWLATWSRADAAVPQPIDPIQLASVVTGLLRSRVPAGS; encoded by the coding sequence GTGACCGAGAACACACTGCGGGTGCTCGTCTACTCCGACGACGCGACGGTGCGGCGGCAGGTGCTGCTCGCACTCGGCTCGCGGCCCCACCCGGACCTTCCCGAGATCGAGTACGTCGAGGTCGCGACCGAGCCGGTCGTGATCCAGCAGATGGACGGCGGGCAGATCGACCTGGCGGTGCTCGACGGCGAGGCCGTCCCCGCAGGGGGGATGGGCATCGCACGCCAGCTCACCGACGAGCTGGCGCAGTGCCCGCCGCTCGTGGTGCTCACCGGGCGGCCGCAGGACGCCTGGCTCGCGACGTGGTCGCGCGCCGACGCCGCGGTCCCGCAGCCGATCGACCCGATCCAGCTCGCCTCCGTGGTCACCGGCCTGCTCCGCTCCCGCGTGCCGGCGGGCTCGTGA
- a CDS encoding Ig-like domain-containing protein, with the protein MSIARRVRRGSGAAAVLLAVLTAPLTVLPAAPASAAVAAPTGLSPTGGPASNTPTLAWSRASGAATYDIQVDDDSAFGSPVINTRTTNTRFVADKVLPQRTHWWRVRSVTSSGTASSWSTAEIDVEAVTVPTPVAPLGDVLEPPADVPLLTWQPVAGASGYTVQVDETDDFISPLTTADTHLTSYVAGPLPKGSYFWRVKATRASGVTSAWSAPAAFGVDELPAVTITSPADDPDFPVTDVVLQWEPLAGAAYYELQVSTDTDFNTLVDPARSTATVTRVYGTRYSPATTYDNNQYYWRVRAVDTAGQPAPWSQIQAQFDRVWNDRPSPVHPLTSTDPDRIRHISGDPYFQWTPVPHASSYELQVGTDADFSPGTTTNCQVAGTTYVPGEFGIDHVTGTSTIRTNEGCWLVPGTVYHWRVRPLDRLGTSTAIEGLYSEPQTFVYDDPVLTDAGMSPADGETVDIPTLRWTPVAGAVKYSLSIYNAAGKSVKTGITTASTSYTPVDVTALSPAAGPFTWRISAITANDRVGSVTHQGTFQVSASPAAVDGVALTPLTGNDTRTPTTRAPALSWVPMPGAKTYQLFARPHGADAFFTPTSDESLGKALPYPAVTDTGSRFLTPGSYDWFVRAYDAAGATLGSGPIATFAIANLPAATGQRLALDGASLDGGEPCTHRIGDADDICDAVPATPVFDWDPVEGASFYIVYVSEDASFSNLVEPVRSVGATISTRYTPTMSSLRAALPDSQAGGAYYWFVRPCKSRTVCGDNPVSQAGAATNKFRKASPAIALTSPAAGASVATPELRLSWHDYLDTNLAATWPTTGEHPHQSATAYRVQVDDDSTFTSPLDSVVVDQPTYTAADRTYPDGVLFWRVQAIDAEGNGLTWSAPRSVTKLAAAPSLLPSAGATPVFRWTPQPWTGSYDIEVYKDADTAASTVNRVLAASTKQPAWVPSSPLPAAAADYVWRVRRRDATTGRYPGAWSTWGRFHAGGAAPALLAPADGAAQPANGPLFSWSPAPGAAAYRVEVTTPSGTSLSGTPKTTPATAWATVSRVPDGTSRWRVVALDAGTPAAVLGTSAWRTFTVDSTAPTVTSLTPKSPVSTSSFTARFSEPVRGVTTSTFKVRRSGTSTYLRAAVSLSSDGRQAVLNPTDNLRRGATYVVTLTSSITDRAGNRLATTSWSLRVG; encoded by the coding sequence ATGAGCATTGCACGTCGTGTGCGCCGCGGCTCGGGAGCTGCCGCCGTCCTTCTCGCGGTGCTGACGGCACCGCTCACGGTGCTGCCCGCGGCACCCGCGTCGGCAGCGGTCGCCGCGCCGACCGGGCTCTCTCCGACCGGAGGCCCGGCCTCGAACACCCCGACGCTTGCCTGGTCGCGGGCGTCCGGAGCCGCCACCTACGACATCCAGGTCGACGACGACAGCGCCTTCGGCTCACCGGTGATCAACACGCGCACGACCAACACCCGCTTCGTGGCCGACAAGGTCCTCCCGCAGCGCACGCACTGGTGGCGCGTGCGGTCGGTGACCTCCAGCGGCACGGCCTCGAGCTGGTCGACCGCCGAGATCGACGTCGAGGCCGTCACGGTCCCGACCCCGGTCGCGCCGCTCGGCGACGTGCTCGAGCCGCCTGCCGACGTGCCGCTCCTCACCTGGCAGCCGGTCGCCGGCGCCAGCGGGTACACCGTCCAGGTCGACGAGACCGACGACTTCATCAGTCCGCTGACCACCGCCGACACCCACCTCACGTCGTACGTCGCCGGGCCGCTGCCGAAGGGCAGCTACTTCTGGCGGGTCAAGGCCACGCGCGCCAGCGGCGTCACCTCGGCCTGGTCCGCGCCCGCCGCGTTCGGCGTCGACGAGCTGCCGGCGGTCACCATCACCTCGCCCGCCGACGACCCGGACTTCCCCGTCACCGACGTGGTCCTGCAGTGGGAGCCGCTCGCCGGAGCGGCCTACTACGAGCTGCAGGTCTCCACCGACACCGACTTCAACACCCTGGTCGACCCCGCCCGGTCCACGGCGACGGTGACCCGCGTCTACGGCACCCGCTACTCACCGGCGACGACGTACGACAACAACCAGTACTACTGGCGCGTGCGCGCCGTCGACACCGCCGGCCAGCCAGCGCCGTGGTCGCAGATCCAGGCCCAGTTCGACCGCGTCTGGAACGACCGGCCGTCCCCTGTCCATCCCCTCACCAGCACCGATCCGGACCGGATCCGCCACATCAGCGGCGACCCCTACTTCCAGTGGACGCCGGTCCCCCATGCCAGCTCCTACGAGCTGCAGGTCGGCACGGACGCCGACTTCTCGCCCGGCACGACGACCAACTGCCAGGTGGCCGGCACCACCTACGTCCCCGGCGAGTTCGGGATCGACCACGTCACCGGCACCAGCACGATCCGCACCAACGAGGGCTGCTGGCTCGTCCCCGGCACCGTCTACCACTGGCGCGTGCGCCCGCTCGACCGGCTCGGCACCAGCACGGCCATCGAGGGCCTGTACTCGGAGCCGCAGACGTTCGTCTACGACGACCCAGTGCTCACCGACGCGGGCATGTCGCCGGCCGACGGCGAGACCGTCGACATCCCGACGCTGCGCTGGACACCGGTCGCGGGCGCGGTGAAGTACTCGCTGAGCATCTACAACGCCGCGGGCAAGTCCGTGAAGACGGGCATCACGACCGCGTCGACGTCGTACACGCCGGTGGACGTCACCGCCCTGAGCCCGGCAGCCGGACCGTTCACGTGGCGGATCTCGGCCATCACCGCCAACGACCGCGTCGGGTCGGTCACCCACCAGGGCACGTTCCAGGTCTCCGCGAGCCCTGCTGCGGTCGACGGTGTCGCGCTCACTCCCCTGACCGGCAACGACACGCGTACGCCGACGACCCGGGCGCCTGCGCTCAGCTGGGTGCCGATGCCCGGCGCGAAGACCTACCAGCTCTTCGCCCGCCCGCACGGTGCCGACGCCTTCTTCACCCCCACGTCCGACGAGTCGCTCGGCAAGGCCCTGCCCTATCCGGCCGTGACCGACACCGGCAGCCGGTTCCTCACCCCGGGCAGCTACGACTGGTTCGTCCGGGCGTACGACGCCGCCGGCGCGACGCTCGGCAGCGGGCCGATCGCGACGTTCGCGATCGCCAACCTCCCGGCCGCCACCGGCCAGCGGCTCGCGCTCGACGGCGCGTCGCTCGACGGCGGCGAGCCCTGCACGCACCGCATCGGCGACGCGGACGACATCTGTGACGCCGTCCCGGCGACCCCGGTCTTCGACTGGGACCCGGTCGAGGGCGCGAGCTTCTACATCGTCTACGTGTCCGAGGACGCCTCCTTCAGCAACCTGGTCGAGCCGGTCCGCTCCGTCGGCGCCACCATCTCGACCCGCTACACGCCGACGATGTCGTCGCTGCGGGCAGCCCTTCCCGACAGCCAGGCCGGCGGCGCCTACTACTGGTTCGTGCGTCCCTGCAAGAGCAGGACGGTCTGCGGGGACAACCCGGTGTCGCAGGCGGGCGCAGCCACCAACAAGTTCCGGAAGGCTTCGCCGGCGATCGCGCTGACCAGCCCGGCCGCCGGTGCCAGCGTCGCCACGCCGGAGCTGAGGCTGTCGTGGCACGACTACCTCGACACCAACCTGGCGGCCACCTGGCCGACGACGGGTGAGCACCCGCACCAGTCGGCGACGGCGTACCGGGTCCAGGTGGACGACGACAGCACGTTCACCTCTCCCCTCGACTCGGTGGTCGTCGACCAGCCCACCTACACCGCGGCCGACCGGACCTACCCCGACGGCGTGCTGTTCTGGCGGGTCCAGGCCATCGATGCGGAGGGCAACGGCCTGACCTGGTCTGCCCCGCGCAGCGTCACGAAGCTCGCGGCCGCGCCGTCCCTGCTGCCGTCCGCCGGTGCGACCCCCGTCTTCCGCTGGACGCCCCAGCCGTGGACCGGGAGCTACGACATCGAGGTGTACAAGGACGCCGACACCGCGGCGAGCACCGTGAACCGCGTGCTCGCCGCGTCGACGAAGCAGCCCGCCTGGGTTCCGTCCTCTCCACTCCCCGCCGCGGCGGCCGACTACGTCTGGCGGGTGCGTCGCCGCGACGCGACGACCGGCAGGTACCCCGGCGCCTGGTCGACGTGGGGCCGGTTCCACGCCGGCGGGGCTGCGCCGGCGCTGCTCGCCCCCGCCGACGGTGCCGCCCAGCCCGCCAACGGGCCACTGTTCTCCTGGTCCCCCGCTCCGGGCGCTGCCGCGTACCGCGTGGAGGTGACGACCCCCTCGGGCACCTCCCTGAGCGGTACGCCGAAGACCACGCCGGCCACGGCGTGGGCCACCGTCTCCCGCGTCCCGGACGGCACCTCACGATGGCGCGTGGTCGCGCTCGACGCGGGCACACCGGCCGCCGTGCTCGGCACCTCCGCGTGGCGCACGTTCACCGTCGACTCGACCGCCCCGACCGTCACGTCGCTGACCCCGAAGTCACCGGTGAGCACGTCGTCGTTCACCGCCAGGTTCAGCGAGCCGGTGCGCGGGGTGACCACGTCGACGTTCAAGGTTCGGCGCAGCGGCACCAGCACGTACCTGCGCGCGGCGGTCTCGCTGAGCAGCGACGGCAGGCAGGCGGTCCTCAACCCGACCGACAACCTCCGCCGCGGGGCCACCTACGTGGTGACGCTGACGTCGTCGATCACGGATCGTGCCGGCAACCGTCTCGCGACGACGTCGTGGTCGCTACGCGTCGGGTGA
- the qcrA gene encoding cytochrome bc1 complex Rieske iron-sulfur subunit yields MTDHTDLSPAVPAEPIADPGIPAHLPRPTDVDPKAERRAERQVASLFIASMICAVLFVVSYYTFDIKDSWDTFLGFGSSNLFLGLTLGGALLLIGVGVIQWSRKLMVDHEISELRHPAASDESDREKVLADLALGLEESGIGRRPLVRNTLLGALGFLGVPAVVALNDLGPDATPSNIKKTLEKTFWKAGTRVVNDVTGRWIKASDMEIGQLVNAEPEGLVDAFDPRATPEQQEKIQASAPHGAELQVAKTKAAVIVVRMEPKDMSSATAAWAHQGIAVYSKICTHVGCPIALWEQQTHHLLCPCHQSTFDLADKGRVVFGPAARPLPQLPIEVDAEGYLVAKSDFLEPVGPSYWERDSK; encoded by the coding sequence GTGACCGACCACACCGACCTCTCGCCGGCCGTGCCGGCCGAGCCGATCGCGGACCCGGGCATCCCCGCCCACCTCCCGCGGCCGACCGACGTCGACCCGAAGGCCGAGCGCCGTGCCGAGCGCCAGGTGGCCTCGCTCTTCATCGCCTCGATGATCTGCGCCGTGCTCTTCGTGGTCAGCTACTACACGTTCGACATCAAGGACAGCTGGGACACGTTCCTCGGCTTCGGTTCGTCGAACCTCTTCCTGGGCCTGACCCTGGGTGGCGCGCTGCTCCTCATCGGAGTCGGCGTCATCCAGTGGAGCCGCAAGCTCATGGTCGACCACGAGATCTCCGAGCTGCGTCACCCCGCTGCCTCCGACGAGTCGGACCGCGAGAAGGTCCTCGCGGACCTGGCCCTCGGTCTCGAGGAGTCCGGCATCGGCCGCCGCCCGCTGGTCCGCAACACGCTCCTGGGTGCGCTCGGCTTCCTCGGCGTCCCGGCGGTCGTCGCCCTCAACGACCTCGGTCCTGACGCGACCCCGTCGAACATCAAGAAGACGCTCGAGAAGACCTTCTGGAAGGCCGGCACCCGCGTCGTCAACGACGTCACCGGCCGCTGGATCAAGGCCTCCGACATGGAGATCGGCCAGCTCGTCAACGCCGAGCCCGAGGGCCTCGTCGACGCGTTCGACCCGCGTGCCACCCCGGAGCAGCAGGAGAAGATCCAGGCCTCCGCCCCGCACGGTGCCGAGCTGCAGGTCGCCAAGACCAAGGCCGCCGTCATCGTCGTGCGCATGGAGCCGAAGGACATGTCCTCCGCCACCGCCGCGTGGGCCCACCAGGGCATCGCGGTCTACTCCAAGATCTGCACGCACGTCGGGTGCCCGATCGCGCTGTGGGAGCAGCAGACGCACCACCTGCTCTGCCCGTGCCACCAGTCCACCTTCGACCTGGCCGACAAGGGCCGCGTCGTCTTCGGTCCCGCCGCCCGGCCGCTGCCGCAGCTGCCGATCGAGGTGGACGCCGAGGGTTACCTCGTTGCCAAGAGCGACTTCCTCGAGCCGGTCGGCCCGAGCTACTGGGAGCGTGATTCCAAGTGA
- the ctaE gene encoding aa3-type cytochrome oxidase subunit III, which yields MPSGPRTGIIPSVATATAIPASRLHGHHDRPSMVSVGTIIWLSSELMFFAALFASYFTIRAQEVDLWAVKTALLNVPFSSANTAILVASSLTCQLGVFAAERGQVGRTGSVLNVKGWGLREWFILTYVMGAIFVGGQALEYTKLVHEGLTIPSDAYGTVFYLTTGFHGLHVTGGLIAFLFVLGRTYLARRFTHEQAVSAIVVSYYWHFVDVVWIGLFATIYLIK from the coding sequence GTGCCCTCCGGCCCGCGGACCGGCATAATCCCGTCCGTGGCGACTGCAACAGCGATTCCGGCATCCCGTCTGCACGGGCATCACGACCGTCCGAGCATGGTCTCGGTGGGCACGATCATCTGGCTCTCCAGCGAGCTGATGTTCTTCGCGGCCCTCTTCGCGTCGTACTTCACGATCCGCGCACAGGAGGTGGACCTGTGGGCTGTGAAGACGGCCCTGCTCAACGTCCCCTTCTCCAGCGCCAACACCGCGATCCTCGTGGCGTCGTCGCTGACCTGCCAGCTCGGCGTCTTCGCCGCCGAGCGCGGCCAGGTCGGGCGCACCGGCTCGGTTCTCAACGTCAAGGGCTGGGGCCTGCGTGAGTGGTTCATCCTCACGTACGTCATGGGCGCGATCTTCGTCGGCGGCCAGGCGCTCGAGTACACCAAGCTGGTGCACGAGGGCCTGACCATCCCGTCCGACGCCTACGGCACGGTCTTCTACCTGACCACCGGCTTCCACGGCCTCCACGTGACGGGCGGTCTGATCGCCTTCCTGTTCGTGCTCGGCCGCACCTACCTGGCACGCCGCTTCACCCACGAGCAGGCCGTCAGCGCAATCGTCGTGTCCTACTACTGGCACTTCGTCGACGTGGTGTGGATCGGCCTCTTCGCCACCATCTACCTCATCAAGTAG
- a CDS encoding OsmC family protein produces MDAAALREAQSGVKARYRNDPASASTTISAVGDWSEPGITATIEGFAGPVRAGLHTATGGDGSDACSGDMLMQALLGCAGVTMRSVATAMGIVVRRAELVAESSFDARGTLGLDRSVPVGIGPVTVTAVLDTDADEAQLAKLAELTGRYCVVGRSLVQEPTIEIRRAGRRAAR; encoded by the coding sequence ATGGACGCCGCGGCGCTGCGGGAGGCGCAGTCCGGGGTCAAGGCGCGCTACCGCAACGACCCGGCGTCCGCGTCGACCACGATCTCCGCGGTCGGCGACTGGAGCGAGCCGGGCATCACCGCCACCATCGAGGGCTTCGCCGGTCCGGTGCGGGCCGGGCTCCACACGGCCACCGGCGGCGACGGGTCCGACGCGTGCAGCGGCGACATGCTCATGCAGGCGCTGCTCGGCTGTGCCGGTGTCACGATGCGCAGCGTCGCGACCGCCATGGGCATCGTCGTACGCCGGGCGGAGCTGGTCGCGGAGAGCTCGTTCGACGCGCGGGGCACGCTCGGGCTGGACCGCTCCGTCCCTGTGGGGATCGGCCCGGTGACGGTGACGGCCGTCCTCGACACCGACGCCGACGAGGCCCAGCTGGCCAAGCTCGCCGAGCTGACCGGCCGCTACTGCGTGGTCGGCCGCAGCCTGGTCCAGGAGCCGACCATCGAAATCCGCCGCGCGGGCAGGCGCGCTGCCCGATAG
- the qcrC gene encoding cytochrome bc1 complex diheme cytochrome c subunit — MRLLNRSAGRLSRHRRGPVAGLLVILLGLLMAGGLFAAFSSSATAEKSADSLTQAEKIEAGRKLFLLSCATCHGQNGEGVVAEDGKSNLGPSLVGVGAAAAHFQLETGRMPMVQTGKQAPRKPEAFTQDEVDALAAYVASLAPGPSAPTVTEYDLNAVKGLSADEQREAIVRGGKLFLTNCTACHNFEGSGGAMPWGRYAPPLKGVAKQHIYEAMLTGPQQMPVFSNNVLTPEDKRDIIAYIYSVNDREQTPAYGGFGMKGLGPVAEGLIAWLVGIGGLVAFAYWIAAHTARSHKKEDA; from the coding sequence GTGCGACTCCTGAATCGCTCCGCAGGTCGACTGTCGCGGCACCGCCGCGGTCCGGTCGCCGGCCTGCTCGTCATCCTGCTCGGACTGCTGATGGCCGGCGGCCTCTTCGCCGCCTTCTCGTCCTCCGCAACGGCGGAGAAGAGCGCGGACAGCCTCACCCAGGCCGAGAAGATCGAGGCGGGCCGCAAGCTCTTCCTCCTCTCCTGTGCCACCTGCCACGGCCAGAACGGCGAGGGCGTCGTCGCCGAGGACGGCAAGTCCAACCTCGGCCCGTCCCTCGTCGGCGTCGGTGCGGCTGCTGCCCACTTCCAGCTCGAGACCGGCCGCATGCCGATGGTGCAGACCGGCAAGCAGGCCCCGCGCAAGCCGGAGGCCTTCACGCAGGACGAGGTCGACGCCCTCGCGGCGTACGTCGCCTCGCTCGCCCCGGGCCCGTCCGCTCCGACCGTCACCGAGTACGACCTCAACGCCGTCAAGGGCCTCTCGGCCGACGAGCAGCGCGAGGCGATCGTGCGCGGCGGCAAGCTGTTCCTGACCAACTGCACCGCGTGCCACAACTTCGAGGGCTCCGGCGGCGCCATGCCGTGGGGTCGTTACGCCCCGCCGCTCAAGGGCGTCGCGAAGCAGCACATCTACGAGGCCATGCTCACCGGCCCGCAGCAGATGCCGGTCTTCTCCAACAACGTCCTCACCCCCGAGGACAAGCGCGACATCATCGCCTACATCTACTCGGTCAACGACCGTGAGCAGACCCCGGCGTACGGCGGCTTCGGCATGAAGGGCCTCGGCCCGGTCGCCGAGGGCCTCATCGCGTGGCTCGTCGGCATCGGTGGTCTGGTGGCGTTCGCCTACTGGATCGCGGCCCACACTGCCCGCTCGCACAAGAAGGAAGACGCGTGA